A single region of the Grus americana isolate bGruAme1 chromosome 3, bGruAme1.mat, whole genome shotgun sequence genome encodes:
- the SERINC1 gene encoding serine incorporator 1 has product MGGVLGLCSMASWIPCLCGSAPCLLCRCCPSGNNSTITRLIYAFFLLLGVSVACVMLIPGMEEQLKKIPGFCDGGMGTTIPGVHGHVNCDVLVGYKAVYRVCFGMAMFFLLFSLLMIKVKSSNDPRAAVHNGFWFFKFATALAISVGAFFIPEGPFTTVWFYVGMAGAFCFILIQLVLLIDFAHSWNESWVEKMEEGNSRCWYAALLSATAVNYLLSLVAIVLFYVYYTHPEGCSENKTFISVNMLLCIGASVMSILPKIQESQPRSGLLQSSVITIYTMYLTWSAMTNEPDRRCNPSLLSIIGYNSTTTPTQGQVVQWWDAQGVVGLVLFLLCVLYSSIRTSNNSQVNKLMLTSDESTLIEDGMPRNDGSLDEGDDVHRAIDNERDGVTYSYSFFHFMLFLASLYIMMTLTNWYSPDSSYETMTSKWPSVWVKISSSWIGIVLYVWTLVAPLVLTNRDFD; this is encoded by the exons ATGGGCGGCGTTCTGGGCCTCTGCTCCATGGCGAGCTGG ATACCGTGCTTATGTGGAAGTGCCCCGTGCCTGCTCTGCCGATGCTGCCCCAGTGGAAACAACTCCACCATAACTCGGTTGATTTATGCATTCTTTTTACTTCTTGGCGTGAGTGTTGCCTGTGTGATGTTAATACCAGGCATGGAAGAGCAGCTGAAGAAG ATTCCTGGATTTTGTGATGGAGGGATGGGAACAACTATTCCTGGTGTGCACGGCCATGTGAATTGCGATGTACTAGTTGGTTACAAAGCTGTGTACCGTGTGTGCTTTGGTATGGCcatgttcttccttctcttctccttgttGATGATcaaagtgaaaagcagcaatgaCCCAAGAGCAGCAGTGCACAATGG ATTCTGGTTCTTTAAATTTGCAACAGCACTTGCAATTAGTGTTGGAGCCTTTTTCATACCAGAGGGACCGTTTACGACTG tGTGGTTTTATGTAGGTATGGCTGGAGCATTCTGCTTTATTCTTATTCAGCTGGTCTTGCTTATTGACTTCGCCCACTCCTGGAATGAATCTTGGGTTGAAAAAATGGAGGAAGGAAACTCAAGATGCTGGTATGCAG ctctgctgtcagCTACAGCTGTCAATTATCTGCTGTCTCTAGTAGCCATTGTCTTGTTTTATGTTTATTACACTCATCCAGAAGGCTGTTCTGAAAACAAGACATTCATCAGTGTCAATATGCTGCTGTGTATTGGTGCTTCTGTAATGTCAATTCTGCCGAAGATTCAG GAATCTCAGCCAAGATCTGGTTTGCTGCAGTCTTCTGTCATCACTATTTATACAATGTATTTGACTTGGTCAGCTATGACCAATGAACCAG ACAGGCGCTGTAACCCGAGTTTGCTGAGCATCATTGGTTACAACAGCACCACCACTCCAACCCAGGGGCAGGTAGTTCAGTGGTGGGATGCACAAGGCGTTGTAGGACTGGTTCTGTTTTTGCTGTGTGTTCTCTATTCAAG CATCCGAACATCCAACAACAGCCAAGTTAATAAGCTGATGCTGACCAGTGATGAATCAACACTGATAGAAGATGGAATGCCCAGGAATGATGGCTCCCTTGATGAGGGAGATGATGTTCACCGAGCCATAGATAACGAGAGGGATGGAGTCACTTACAGTTACtccttctttcatttcatgCTTTTCCTGGCATCACTTTATATCATGATGACGCTCACCAACTGGTACAG TCCGGATTCTTCTTACGAGACAATGACCAGCAAATGGCCGTCTGTCTGGGTGAAGATATCGTCCAGCTGGATTGGCATTGTGCTTTACGTGTGGACTCTGGTTGCTCCACTGGTTCTTACAAACCGTGACTTTGACTAA